The following proteins are co-located in the Paludibaculum fermentans genome:
- a CDS encoding Fic family protein produces MEARGKQDLWVQQKPEVLAVLREQAIVQSVESSNRIEGVTVEAGRLRPLVLGGATPKDRPEEELAGYRAALDWVYARDPRVAIAPGVVLKLHALAQGGSTSDAGVWKRRDNEIIEILPSGDRSVRFVPVPARETAQAVQTLCRAYQAALDDGQVPVLLVIATFVFDLLCIHPFRDGNGRVSRLMTSLLLQSNGFQVARFVSLERLIEESREEYYHVLKACSVDWHEGRNQLVPWWNFFLGRLRAAYQEFEEHVEQARGRVPKADLVRRAVLAQMEPFTLAALAAQVPAASVPLIKIVLGAMKKEGLVRLSGRGRGAEWTVVRG; encoded by the coding sequence ATGGAGGCGCGGGGCAAGCAGGATCTCTGGGTTCAACAGAAACCGGAGGTCCTCGCCGTACTGCGCGAGCAGGCGATCGTCCAGAGCGTGGAGTCGTCCAACCGCATTGAGGGCGTGACCGTGGAGGCAGGGCGGCTGCGGCCGCTGGTGTTAGGCGGCGCTACTCCGAAAGACCGGCCGGAAGAGGAGTTAGCCGGATATCGAGCAGCACTGGACTGGGTGTATGCGCGCGATCCGCGGGTTGCCATCGCGCCCGGCGTCGTGCTGAAACTGCACGCGCTGGCGCAGGGCGGTTCGACCAGCGACGCCGGGGTGTGGAAGCGGCGCGATAACGAAATCATTGAAATCCTCCCCAGCGGCGACCGGTCTGTCCGCTTCGTGCCCGTGCCCGCTCGCGAGACCGCCCAGGCGGTGCAGACCTTGTGCCGGGCCTATCAGGCGGCGCTCGACGACGGGCAGGTGCCGGTCCTGCTGGTGATAGCGACATTCGTCTTCGACCTGCTCTGCATCCACCCGTTCCGCGACGGCAACGGGCGTGTTTCGCGGCTGATGACGTCGCTGCTGCTGCAGTCCAATGGCTTCCAGGTGGCGCGATTTGTGAGCCTGGAGCGCCTGATCGAGGAGTCCCGGGAAGAGTATTACCATGTGCTGAAGGCCTGCTCAGTGGACTGGCACGAGGGGCGCAACCAACTCGTGCCGTGGTGGAACTTCTTCCTGGGGCGGCTGCGCGCGGCGTATCAGGAGTTCGAAGAACACGTGGAACAGGCACGCGGGCGCGTGCCCAAGGCGGACCTGGTACGGCGGGCGGTGCTGGCGCAAATGGAGCCGTTCACACTGGCCGCACTGGCCGCACAGGTGCCCGCGGCAAGCGTCCCGCTGATCAAAATCGTGCTGGGGGCGATGAAGAAGGAGGGGCTCGTGCGGCTAAGCGGGCGGGGGCGTGGAGCAGAGTGGACAGTAGTCCGCGGTTAA
- a CDS encoding RES family NAD+ phosphorylase produces the protein MTRVYRILREHYATNSFDGEGAFLFGGRWSSPGTRIAYAAEHLSLAMVEYFVHLNADDPPKDLVVVGADIPDSVSRIVIAQHDLPADWRQVPAGPTLADIGDSFVAERQAAVLVVPSALVPSESNWLINPVHPQFADIQVLPPEPFQYDARFFG, from the coding sequence TTGACGCGTGTCTACAGAATCCTCAGGGAGCACTACGCAACGAACTCCTTCGACGGCGAAGGCGCCTTTCTATTCGGGGGGCGCTGGTCCAGTCCCGGCACACGCATCGCCTATGCGGCAGAGCATCTGTCTCTGGCGATGGTGGAGTACTTCGTCCACCTCAACGCTGACGACCCACCCAAGGACTTGGTTGTCGTCGGCGCTGATATTCCCGACAGCGTGTCCCGAATTGTAATCGCACAGCATGACCTGCCGGCGGACTGGAGACAGGTTCCAGCAGGCCCAACCCTTGCTGACATCGGTGATTCCTTTGTCGCGGAGAGACAAGCCGCAGTCCTGGTGGTTCCCTCGGCGCTGGTCCCGTCTGAGTCGAACTGGCTGATCAATCCCGTTCACCCTCAATTCGCGGACATCCAAGTCCTCCCACCGGAGCCGTTTCAGTACGACGCACGGTTCTTCGGCTGA
- the parS gene encoding type II RES/Xre toxin-antitoxin system antitoxin, whose amino-acid sequence MVNELQAVVAELGGETTLGRALRTTNDLQSAIREGFPQMVVGSVMNSSGLTLRQLSATLDLSPRSLQRRRHSGRLARYESDRIYRLARIVALAKQYIGDEDTATRWLKRPNRALGGQVPLELIDTELGARAVENALGRIAYGGVS is encoded by the coding sequence ATGGTCAACGAACTGCAAGCAGTAGTAGCGGAACTGGGCGGCGAGACTACGCTCGGTCGTGCCCTGCGAACAACCAACGACCTTCAGTCAGCGATTCGTGAGGGTTTCCCCCAAATGGTAGTCGGAAGCGTAATGAACTCCTCCGGCTTGACCCTCCGGCAGCTTTCCGCGACCCTGGACCTTTCTCCTCGCAGCCTGCAGCGAAGGCGGCACTCAGGCCGTCTGGCTCGCTACGAATCCGACCGGATATACAGGCTCGCGCGTATCGTCGCGCTAGCCAAACAGTACATCGGAGATGAGGATACGGCGACGCGCTGGCTCAAGCGGCCGAACCGGGCGCTGGGCGGCCAGGTCCCCCTGGAACTCATCGACACCGAATTGGGTGCACGAGCGGTCGAAAACGCGCTGGGCAGAATCGCGTACGGCGGCGTGAGTTGA
- a CDS encoding type IV toxin-antitoxin system AbiEi family antitoxin domain-containing protein: MRRYRQGLLACPARRVYSLAEARVTEHHSLAAAAKFVPRCVVCLLPVLRFQGLTTQDPYEVWMAIDFKAHKPSVLSPALRVVRFSGSDLVDGVEA; the protein is encoded by the coding sequence ATGCGCCGCTACCGCCAGGGTCTGCTCGCTTGTCCTGCTCGCAGGGTGTACTCTCTTGCCGAAGCACGCGTGACCGAACACCACAGTCTTGCTGCCGCCGCCAAGTTCGTTCCTCGATGTGTGGTTTGCCTGCTGCCGGTCCTGCGGTTTCAGGGCCTGACCACACAGGACCCGTACGAGGTCTGGATGGCCATCGATTTCAAAGCACATAAGCCGTCTGTTCTGTCGCCGGCGCTGAGGGTCGTGCGGTTCTCCGGTTCTGACCTTGTGGACGGAGTCGAGGCGTAG